One genomic window of Rhizobium sp. Pop5 includes the following:
- a CDS encoding amino acid ABC transporter substrate-binding protein — MTSKSSISRRGLGLAVAGVAIAFATASFAEDVRTIKIATAAESKPLSWGAIGVEPQGYEPDVLKAINAKLPQYKFVMEGAADIAQETGLATGKYDIATGGYYRAPAREKQFLIPEAPIGASLIKIYSRKDSGIKEMKDLVGKKIVPVTAGGGIYKFATAWQEQNHDYKIEVTASSAGIPYPDRLKEVENGKYDALVLPSNLGEQTVIDQQKLNVQASEPVAINNTFVLIHRSEENKALADGIDKALKELKADGTLAKLSQKWFGEDITTYMK; from the coding sequence ATGACTTCCAAGAGTTCAATCTCGCGCCGTGGTCTCGGTCTCGCCGTAGCAGGCGTCGCGATCGCGTTCGCAACCGCCTCGTTCGCCGAGGATGTCCGTACGATCAAGATCGCCACAGCGGCGGAATCGAAGCCTCTCTCCTGGGGTGCTATCGGCGTCGAGCCGCAGGGCTACGAGCCCGATGTCCTGAAGGCGATCAACGCGAAGCTGCCCCAGTACAAGTTCGTGATGGAAGGCGCGGCCGACATTGCGCAGGAGACGGGCCTTGCCACTGGAAAGTACGACATCGCCACCGGCGGCTATTACCGTGCGCCCGCCCGCGAGAAGCAGTTCCTCATTCCGGAAGCGCCGATCGGCGCCAGCCTGATCAAGATCTACAGCCGCAAGGACAGCGGCATCAAGGAGATGAAGGATCTCGTCGGCAAGAAGATCGTTCCCGTGACTGCAGGTGGCGGCATCTACAAGTTTGCGACCGCATGGCAGGAGCAGAATCACGACTACAAGATCGAGGTCACGGCCTCGAGCGCCGGCATCCCGTATCCGGATCGGCTGAAGGAAGTCGAGAACGGCAAGTACGACGCACTGGTTCTCCCGTCCAACCTAGGCGAGCAGACCGTGATCGACCAGCAGAAGCTCAACGTCCAGGCCAGCGAGCCAGTTGCGATCAACAACACCTTCGTGCTGATCCACCGCTCCGAGGAGAACAAGGCGCTCGCGGACGGCATCGACAAGGCCCTGAAGGAACTCAAGGCCGACGGCACGCTCGCCAAGCTCTCGCAGAAGTGGTTCGGCGAGGACATCACCACGTACATGAAGTAA
- a CDS encoding MFS transporter yields the protein MQRIHPPTYLFAARALRDFGDGFVAILLPVYLLALGFSPLQVGVLATASLLGSALLTIAVGILGVRHDLRRLLLAAACLMVATGAAMSVVTDYALLLVVACAGTVNPSAGSVSVFAPLEHAVLARDVGDADRTTMFARYSLVGALASAVGALAAAFPDAGAFVGLGQLTAIKLMFVLYAIVGVAGAVLYFRIPTRLPNREATEAATALGPSRAIVLKLAALFSLDAFAGGFVVQSLLALWLFERFNLSLSEAGVFFFWTGVLSAFSFPVAAWLSRRIGLINTMVFTHIPSSIALMLAAFAPTLPLVLILLTIRAALSQMDVPTRSSYVMAVVTEAERAAAASFTSVPRSLAAAASPALAGALFAASYRAWPLLICGTLKIVYDLLLLLQFRHHKPPEER from the coding sequence GTGCAACGCATTCATCCGCCCACATATCTTTTTGCTGCCCGCGCCCTGCGGGACTTCGGTGACGGTTTCGTGGCCATCCTGTTGCCGGTCTATCTGCTTGCTTTGGGCTTCTCGCCGCTGCAGGTCGGCGTGCTTGCGACGGCATCCCTTTTGGGCTCGGCGCTGTTGACCATCGCCGTGGGCATACTCGGGGTACGCCATGATCTGCGCCGCCTGCTTCTGGCCGCAGCCTGCCTGATGGTTGCTACGGGTGCGGCCATGTCCGTCGTCACCGACTACGCACTTCTGCTGGTGGTCGCATGCGCCGGCACGGTTAATCCGTCCGCCGGCAGCGTCAGCGTCTTCGCGCCGCTGGAGCACGCAGTCCTCGCTCGAGACGTCGGCGATGCCGATCGGACGACGATGTTCGCGCGCTACAGCCTCGTCGGGGCGCTCGCAAGCGCGGTCGGCGCCCTGGCGGCGGCTTTTCCCGATGCCGGGGCGTTCGTCGGGCTTGGACAACTGACCGCCATCAAGCTGATGTTCGTGCTCTATGCGATCGTGGGCGTGGCCGGCGCCGTTCTTTATTTCCGCATCCCGACACGTCTGCCAAACCGCGAGGCCACGGAAGCCGCCACCGCGCTCGGTCCCTCGCGCGCCATCGTCCTGAAACTCGCAGCCCTATTCAGCCTCGACGCATTCGCAGGCGGCTTCGTGGTCCAGTCACTGCTCGCTCTTTGGCTGTTCGAGCGATTCAATCTGTCGCTGTCGGAAGCTGGGGTATTCTTCTTCTGGACGGGCGTGTTGTCGGCATTCTCGTTCCCCGTTGCGGCATGGCTATCGCGGCGGATCGGGCTCATCAACACCATGGTGTTTACCCATATACCCTCGAGCATAGCGCTGATGCTGGCGGCCTTCGCGCCAACCTTGCCTTTGGTTCTGATATTACTGACGATCCGCGCCGCGCTTTCGCAGATGGACGTGCCGACGCGTTCTTCCTATGTGATGGCGGTCGTGACGGAGGCGGAGCGGGCCGCAGCCGCTAGTTTCACGTCCGTGCCGCGCAGCCTTGCCGCGGCGGCGAGCCCCGCGCTTGCCGGTGCTCTGTTCGCGGCATCTTATCGCGCTTGGCCGCTCCTCATCTGCGGCACATTAAAGATCGTCTACGATTTGCTATTGCTTTTGCAGTTTCGGCACCACAAACCGCCGGAGGAACGCTGA
- a CDS encoding amino acid ABC transporter ATP-binding protein, with protein sequence MLEIKNLKLSYGSTQILNGVDLSVKRGDVVSIIGPSGTGKTTLLKCINHLVKPSSGTIAFDDIQMDFGRPDKNAVQAIRLRTAMVFQQFNVFKNMTVIQNVMDPLVVVQRKSKDAARKIALQELERVGLADKLDNYPSQLSGGQLQRTGIARALAVKPDVMLFDEPTSSLDPELVNEVLKVIKDVTSSGITSLLVTHEMQFAKNISNRIVFMDRGAVAADGTPTEIFDTPSNPRLAQFLNSERAIQ encoded by the coding sequence ATGCTTGAGATCAAGAACCTAAAGCTGTCCTACGGAAGCACGCAGATCCTGAACGGGGTCGACCTGTCGGTGAAACGCGGCGACGTGGTCTCGATCATCGGCCCGAGTGGAACCGGCAAGACGACTTTGCTGAAGTGCATCAACCACCTGGTCAAACCGTCGTCGGGAACGATTGCGTTCGACGACATCCAAATGGATTTCGGCCGTCCCGACAAGAACGCGGTGCAGGCGATCCGCCTGCGCACCGCGATGGTGTTCCAGCAGTTCAACGTCTTCAAGAACATGACGGTTATCCAGAACGTCATGGATCCTCTCGTCGTCGTGCAGCGCAAGTCGAAGGACGCGGCGCGCAAGATCGCCCTTCAGGAACTCGAGCGGGTCGGCCTTGCCGACAAGCTCGACAATTATCCCTCGCAGCTCTCCGGCGGCCAGCTCCAGCGGACCGGCATCGCCCGCGCGCTCGCGGTCAAGCCGGACGTGATGCTCTTCGATGAGCCGACCTCGTCGCTCGATCCCGAGCTCGTCAACGAAGTCCTGAAGGTCATCAAGGACGTAACGTCCTCGGGGATCACCTCGCTGCTCGTGACCCATGAGATGCAGTTCGCGAAGAACATCTCCAACCGCATCGTCTTCATGGACCGGGGCGCCGTCGCCGCCGACGGCACACCGACCGAAATCTTCGACACACCCTCCAACCCGCGCCTCGCTCAGTTCTTGAATTCCGAGCGAGCGATCCAGTAA
- a CDS encoding amino acid ABC transporter permease, protein MDLSIMIPELLSALPLTLAITFTAMVAGFVLALIATTFRVRRIQVISPLADLYVSYARSVPVVLQLFVAFYGLPVLVGVFGVKDFVSPTIAAMLGLSLYHGGYLSEVMRPAYLAVERGQHDAADSLGYTFRQKLTRVLGPQAVHIALPGYGNSIIYLIHNVALVMYIGAADVMATAHLVMERDYNQYQFETYLVLAVLYSVLCLIAWLVVRFFELRSAKFAPSTAPARAPLMASV, encoded by the coding sequence GTGGACCTATCCATAATGATCCCAGAGCTGCTTTCGGCCCTGCCGCTGACGCTGGCGATCACGTTCACGGCCATGGTCGCCGGCTTCGTGCTGGCCTTGATTGCGACGACGTTCCGGGTGCGCAGGATCCAGGTAATCAGCCCGTTGGCTGATCTCTATGTCTCCTATGCCCGGAGCGTGCCTGTCGTGCTCCAATTGTTCGTCGCCTTCTATGGGCTACCGGTGCTTGTCGGCGTGTTCGGCGTCAAGGACTTCGTGTCGCCGACGATCGCCGCGATGCTGGGCCTCAGCCTCTACCACGGTGGCTATCTGTCTGAGGTCATGCGACCGGCATATCTTGCCGTGGAACGCGGCCAGCACGATGCGGCCGACAGTCTGGGATACACATTCCGCCAGAAGCTCACGCGTGTTCTCGGCCCGCAGGCCGTCCACATTGCGCTGCCCGGCTATGGAAACTCGATCATCTACCTGATCCATAACGTGGCCCTCGTCATGTACATCGGCGCTGCGGACGTGATGGCGACCGCACACCTCGTTATGGAGCGCGACTACAACCAGTATCAGTTCGAGACCTACCTCGTGCTGGCGGTGCTCTATTCGGTGCTTTGCCTGATTGCCTGGCTGGTCGTCCGCTTCTTCGAGCTTCGTTCCGCAAAATTCGCCCCAAGCACCGCACCCGCAAGAGCCCCACTGATGGCAAGCGTTTGA
- a CDS encoding DUF2726 domain-containing protein, giving the protein MQYRQRSVLFAAPWLILGAAAVGASSGITIADFEKPELLIAAMFVGIIIGMAVEQFLATMGKQAWREKDRSRWEERRWHERIVPKPWLQMPVMERLRPVDATDQLRIVMRSKFTIQPLLNKSEARVFRELDSVVIGCNSSWQVMAQVSLGEILRSADPDAYSCINSKRVDLLLVDGNCQPRHVIEYQGGAHHQGTAAARDAVKKEALRRAGIGYYEVVAGQTTPSELRRLVEKLVDKPSVT; this is encoded by the coding sequence ATGCAATACCGCCAAAGGTCGGTGCTGTTCGCGGCACCTTGGCTGATCCTTGGAGCTGCCGCAGTAGGCGCTTCGAGCGGCATAACCATTGCAGACTTCGAAAAGCCGGAACTGCTAATCGCCGCGATGTTTGTCGGCATTATCATCGGCATGGCTGTTGAGCAGTTCCTGGCCACGATGGGCAAACAGGCGTGGCGGGAGAAAGACAGGTCACGCTGGGAGGAAAGGCGCTGGCACGAGCGCATCGTACCGAAACCCTGGCTTCAGATGCCAGTTATGGAGCGATTGCGACCGGTCGACGCCACGGATCAACTGCGTATCGTGATGCGCTCGAAATTCACCATTCAACCATTGCTGAACAAAAGCGAAGCCCGGGTATTTCGAGAACTCGACAGCGTCGTGATTGGCTGCAATTCCTCCTGGCAGGTGATGGCGCAAGTTTCATTGGGCGAAATCCTCCGAAGCGCCGACCCAGACGCCTACAGTTGCATCAACTCCAAACGTGTCGACTTGCTGCTCGTGGACGGCAACTGCCAACCGCGGCATGTCATCGAATACCAGGGTGGAGCGCACCACCAAGGAACCGCGGCCGCGCGTGACGCGGTAAAGAAGGAGGCGCTGCGACGCGCCGGGATCGGCTACTATGAGGTGGTGGCTGGCCAAACGACGCCGTCGGAACTCAGACGATTGGTTGAGAAGCTGGTGGATAAACCGAGTGTCACCTAA
- a CDS encoding invasion associated locus B family protein, whose product MALNLIETFAFSTRHLLKSGMSRGIRMIAPVLISIASANASFAQSPVPAEQAPAQAAPAIKSQKFDDWYYRCMGSEGAEACEVAQVAQVAKDGKPVNVLTLAISASPADKGDKGDKGKPRLVLTALLPLNVFLPSGLSIKADGKPVAKVDYRNCNETGCWAQLALDTKTTAALKKGTTAEGLVRLMNGQDVNIRFSLKGLKPALDQLQSVAAK is encoded by the coding sequence ATGGCCTTAAACCTGATTGAAACCTTTGCATTTTCAACGAGACATCTTTTGAAAAGCGGCATGAGCCGGGGCATTCGGATGATCGCCCCGGTTCTGATATCCATTGCCTCTGCCAATGCGTCTTTTGCGCAATCCCCCGTTCCTGCGGAACAGGCGCCGGCGCAAGCGGCGCCGGCGATAAAATCGCAGAAATTCGACGACTGGTATTATCGCTGCATGGGGTCTGAGGGCGCCGAGGCCTGCGAAGTCGCCCAGGTCGCGCAAGTCGCCAAAGACGGCAAGCCCGTCAATGTCCTGACGCTGGCGATATCGGCGTCGCCGGCCGACAAGGGCGACAAGGGCGACAAGGGCAAGCCGCGGCTAGTGCTGACCGCTCTGTTGCCGCTCAATGTCTTCCTTCCCTCCGGCCTGTCGATCAAGGCCGACGGTAAACCGGTCGCCAAGGTCGACTACCGCAATTGCAACGAGACGGGATGCTGGGCGCAACTGGCGCTGGACACGAAGACGACGGCGGCGCTGAAGAAGGGCACGACCGCCGAAGGGCTGGTGCGGCTGATGAACGGCCAGGACGTCAATATCCGTTTCTCGCTGAAAGGGCTGAAACCGGCCCTCGACCAACTCCAGTCCGTTGCCGCGAAGTAG
- a CDS encoding ShlB/FhaC/HecB family hemolysin secretion/activation protein, whose amino-acid sequence MTTEIRCFLVAGAALMMGVARAYAQTPADDFNRRQEEQSQTQRLDALRRATPGGSAERENGALPAGGGNGACFDITRVEIDGAKLLTAQEIGKVTAPYGNRCVGLAEINAVLRDVTHLYIDHGYVTSRAYVPQQDISKTRILRLLVVEGTLSDIYLNGQKVAGNTSLATAFPGLIGRVVNIRDIEQGLDQMNRLQANDAKSAMLPGPKDGTSILNIENRPGRPWHVSLGNSNMGQESTGFSRSSASLGSDDLLDINDQWNFSYEHSGPDYPWTDDGKGYGNSYSGSVSVPYGYSTVSLNGSWYQYESAVEGNFSTLETSGNSGQAGLGIDRVVFRDKDSITTVRSSLTYKQTNNFLLGNLIEVGSRRYTVGDIGISHSRHMFGGIWMFDASYDKGLGLFDAVEPGDPGAGNADPRFSKFNATVSVTQPFQAAGRQFELTSLITGQYSPDNLLGAEQISLGGYSNVRGTRESVLFGNNGMFSHNEIVWRTQSNQSGGPAAKAFGELRPYLGFDYGHVYEQNRFDITGGDLAGWTAGIRAVGGTVNLDLGYSDIIASSVDGVDGGLFYFSASAHW is encoded by the coding sequence ATGACCACAGAAATTCGATGCTTTCTGGTTGCCGGCGCTGCCCTCATGATGGGTGTCGCACGCGCCTACGCGCAAACGCCGGCCGACGACTTCAACCGCCGCCAGGAGGAGCAATCGCAGACGCAGCGATTGGATGCTCTTCGCCGCGCCACACCGGGCGGCAGCGCGGAGAGGGAAAATGGCGCTTTGCCCGCCGGCGGCGGGAATGGCGCCTGTTTCGACATCACTCGGGTCGAGATCGACGGGGCGAAGCTGCTCACGGCGCAGGAGATCGGCAAGGTGACGGCGCCTTACGGCAATCGCTGCGTCGGCCTCGCCGAGATCAACGCCGTGCTCAGAGACGTCACGCATCTCTATATCGATCACGGCTACGTCACCTCGCGGGCCTATGTGCCGCAGCAGGATATTAGCAAGACCAGGATCCTCCGGCTGCTCGTCGTCGAAGGCACGCTTTCCGACATCTATCTCAACGGCCAGAAGGTTGCCGGCAACACTTCGCTGGCGACGGCCTTTCCGGGCCTGATCGGCCGGGTCGTCAATATCCGTGACATCGAGCAGGGCCTCGACCAGATGAACCGGCTGCAGGCCAATGACGCCAAATCCGCCATGCTGCCCGGCCCGAAGGACGGAACGTCCATTCTGAACATCGAAAACCGGCCCGGCCGACCTTGGCACGTCTCCCTCGGCAACAGCAATATGGGGCAGGAAAGCACCGGTTTTTCCAGAAGCTCGGCGTCGCTCGGCTCCGACGATCTGCTCGATATCAACGACCAGTGGAATTTTTCATACGAACACAGCGGGCCGGACTATCCGTGGACCGATGACGGAAAAGGCTATGGCAACAGCTATTCCGGCAGCGTCAGCGTCCCCTACGGTTATTCCACCGTTTCGCTGAACGGCTCCTGGTACCAGTATGAAAGTGCCGTCGAAGGAAACTTCAGCACGCTCGAAACTTCCGGCAATTCGGGCCAGGCTGGTCTCGGCATCGATCGCGTCGTCTTCCGCGACAAGGATTCGATCACGACCGTCCGCAGCAGCCTGACCTACAAGCAGACCAACAACTTCCTTCTCGGCAATCTGATCGAGGTCGGCAGCCGGCGCTATACGGTCGGCGATATCGGCATTTCCCATTCCCGTCACATGTTCGGCGGCATCTGGATGTTCGACGCCAGCTACGACAAGGGGCTCGGCCTCTTCGATGCGGTGGAGCCGGGGGATCCCGGCGCCGGCAACGCCGATCCGCGATTTTCGAAATTCAACGCCACCGTCAGCGTGACGCAGCCGTTCCAGGCCGCCGGCCGGCAGTTCGAGCTGACCTCGCTCATCACAGGTCAATATTCCCCCGACAATCTCCTCGGCGCCGAGCAGATCTCGCTTGGCGGCTACAGCAATGTCCGCGGCACGCGCGAAAGCGTGCTCTTCGGCAATAACGGCATGTTCAGCCACAACGAGATCGTCTGGCGGACGCAATCCAACCAGAGCGGCGGCCCGGCGGCCAAGGCCTTCGGCGAACTGCGCCCCTATCTCGGCTTCGATTATGGCCATGTCTACGAGCAAAATCGGTTCGACATAACGGGCGGCGACCTCGCCGGCTGGACGGCGGGGATCCGCGCCGTCGGCGGCACCGTCAATCTCGATCTCGGCTATTCCGACATCATTGCAAGCAGCGTCGACGGTGTCGACGGCGGTCTCTTTTACTTCAGCGCATCCGCGCATTGGTGA
- a CDS encoding NAD(P)-binding domain-containing protein gives MSDLSTFPSGLDALVARLRQDLAWLELPAKAWVPARTVKGQPVVDVVIIGGGMAGLVASGMLKRLGVANHVVLDKAPAGQEGPWVTFARMRTLRSPKQLTGPAMGLPALTFRAYYEARFGREEWAALDRAPREIWMEYLIWYRRVLELPVRNGVSVDVVLPREDGMLDLVCSEGGRVETIIARHVVLATGRDGLGGPFVPAIAKNIDRGHWAHTADEVDFSALRGKRVGVIGAGASAMDNAATALEAGAARLDMFVRRKELPRINKFTGIGSQGVVHGFAGLPDEWKWRFLNYAMGEQTPPPRPSVLRVSSFDQAHLHLESPINGLEQEGDHIVVTTPKARYPVDFLIFGTGFKIDLAKRPELAAFEPHIRLWRDRFPTPAGMHNAELEASPDLGEAFEFLERERGSCPTLAKIHCFNFPATLSHGKLTGDIPAISEGADRLARGIVRSLFVADREKHFENLQAFDTPELLGDEWSDAETEVPAELSSERT, from the coding sequence ATGAGCGACCTTTCCACATTTCCGAGCGGCCTGGATGCCCTTGTGGCGCGACTGCGTCAGGATCTCGCCTGGCTTGAGTTGCCCGCGAAGGCGTGGGTGCCTGCCCGGACAGTGAAGGGCCAGCCCGTCGTCGATGTCGTCATCATCGGTGGCGGCATGGCAGGCCTCGTCGCCTCCGGGATGCTGAAGCGCCTGGGTGTCGCAAACCATGTCGTCCTCGACAAGGCTCCTGCGGGTCAGGAGGGGCCATGGGTCACGTTTGCCCGGATGCGAACGCTTCGCTCTCCAAAGCAGCTCACCGGTCCGGCCATGGGACTGCCTGCTCTCACGTTCCGGGCCTACTACGAAGCACGCTTCGGCCGCGAGGAATGGGCGGCGCTAGACCGCGCGCCACGCGAGATCTGGATGGAATACCTGATCTGGTACCGACGGGTCCTCGAGCTTCCCGTGCGCAACGGCGTGTCCGTCGATGTGGTGCTCCCGCGCGAGGATGGCATGCTCGACCTCGTTTGCAGCGAGGGTGGCCGCGTGGAGACGATCATCGCGCGTCACGTGGTTTTGGCGACTGGGCGCGACGGGCTTGGGGGTCCGTTCGTGCCTGCGATCGCCAAAAACATTGACCGCGGACACTGGGCGCACACCGCCGACGAGGTCGACTTTTCGGCGCTCCGCGGCAAGCGGGTGGGCGTGATCGGTGCGGGCGCGTCGGCAATGGACAATGCCGCGACTGCTCTCGAAGCAGGAGCGGCACGACTGGACATGTTTGTTCGCCGCAAGGAACTGCCACGCATCAACAAGTTCACGGGCATCGGCAGTCAGGGCGTCGTGCATGGGTTTGCGGGCCTGCCTGACGAATGGAAGTGGCGCTTCCTGAACTATGCCATGGGCGAGCAGACGCCGCCGCCGCGGCCGAGCGTCCTGCGCGTCAGCTCCTTCGACCAGGCTCATCTTCACCTGGAAAGCCCGATCAACGGGCTGGAGCAGGAAGGCGACCACATCGTCGTGACGACGCCGAAGGCCCGTTATCCCGTCGATTTCCTCATTTTCGGAACGGGCTTCAAGATCGACCTGGCCAAACGGCCGGAACTTGCCGCCTTCGAACCGCATATCCGCCTATGGCGCGACCGCTTCCCGACGCCCGCGGGGATGCACAACGCCGAACTCGAAGCTTCGCCTGATCTTGGGGAAGCGTTCGAGTTCCTTGAAAGGGAGCGGGGTTCGTGCCCGACTCTGGCGAAGATCCATTGCTTCAATTTCCCGGCGACGCTGAGCCACGGCAAGCTTACGGGCGACATCCCGGCAATCAGCGAGGGCGCGGACCGGCTGGCACGAGGAATCGTGAGGTCGCTCTTCGTCGCCGACCGCGAGAAGCACTTCGAAAATCTACAGGCCTTCGACACGCCGGAACTCCTCGGAGACGAGTGGTCCGACGCCGAGACCGAAGTGCCTGCCGAACTATCCTCCGAAAGGACCTGA
- a CDS encoding amino acid ABC transporter permease, with product MFDIEVLLPDLWDILGAVPLTLVMALAIFVISTIIGSLFAMVEYRRTPVLRQFVTAYKVAFKGVPMVVVIFLAYYGLPSTLEFLTSLVGVEYNGHSTPNWVTLIVALTACVAAFQAEVVKGALNSFDTGQADAAYSLGYKKSQLFRRVMLPQVIVAAIPDLANSFMVIMKALSLGFAIEVVDIFAQSQLTAALNFYYLEAFLVAVAIYMVIAYAVTQIADRTERALRVRT from the coding sequence ATGTTCGATATTGAAGTTCTTCTTCCAGACCTCTGGGATATTCTGGGCGCTGTGCCGCTGACGCTTGTCATGGCGCTCGCGATCTTCGTCATCTCGACGATCATCGGCAGCCTGTTCGCCATGGTCGAGTACCGACGGACCCCTGTGCTTCGCCAGTTCGTCACCGCCTACAAGGTGGCATTCAAGGGCGTTCCGATGGTGGTGGTGATCTTTCTTGCCTATTATGGACTTCCGTCCACGCTAGAGTTCCTCACCTCGCTCGTCGGCGTGGAGTACAATGGTCACTCGACGCCGAACTGGGTGACGCTCATCGTGGCCCTGACGGCTTGCGTTGCCGCCTTCCAGGCGGAAGTCGTCAAGGGTGCGCTGAATTCCTTTGACACTGGACAGGCAGACGCCGCCTACTCGCTCGGGTACAAGAAGAGTCAGCTCTTCCGCCGGGTCATGCTTCCTCAGGTGATTGTGGCCGCCATTCCGGATCTTGCGAACTCGTTCATGGTCATCATGAAGGCACTGTCGCTCGGGTTCGCGATCGAGGTGGTCGATATCTTCGCCCAGTCGCAATTGACCGCGGCGTTGAACTTCTACTACCTCGAGGCCTTCCTCGTCGCAGTCGCGATCTACATGGTGATCGCCTATGCCGTAACCCAGATAGCCGATAGGACGGAGCGAGCCCTTAGGGTACGGACCTAG
- a CDS encoding LysR family transcriptional regulator has protein sequence MHNSPIDIRQLEAFAAVMSAGSVTGAARLLGRSQPAVTRQIQDLEADLGYPLLHRSGPRIQPTSRGLRFHAEVERHLASLTHIRERAEAIGLDEPATLTVAATPSLAAGILPQALAAVSSDLIPRHLHVQALAAENVVQAVLARSADLGISSLPLEHPGLEIHWIAEAPCVVAIGIDDPLAANEVMRLADLADRPIITLANPYRLRHRIDEALGRVGVAPERIIDVNASLTALSLVRAGLGVAIVEPATVCGVPLDGIVMRVVDQTIPFLFGAISAAALPLTPTVSAVIDAARAEALAMPGCRLLEANGTDVLADTVYGQTIISEGAPV, from the coding sequence ATGCATAATAGCCCGATCGATATTCGACAACTGGAGGCCTTTGCGGCGGTGATGTCGGCTGGCAGCGTGACCGGGGCGGCCCGTCTGCTCGGACGCTCGCAGCCTGCCGTGACAAGGCAAATCCAGGATCTGGAAGCAGATCTTGGCTATCCGCTCCTTCACAGAAGCGGTCCGCGCATTCAGCCGACATCACGAGGCCTGCGCTTCCACGCAGAAGTCGAGCGTCACCTTGCAAGCCTGACCCATATCCGCGAACGGGCGGAGGCGATCGGCCTCGACGAGCCGGCGACGTTGACAGTCGCTGCGACGCCGTCGCTTGCTGCCGGAATCCTGCCGCAGGCGCTGGCGGCCGTCTCGTCGGATCTGATCCCGCGTCATCTCCACGTGCAGGCGCTCGCAGCCGAGAACGTCGTGCAGGCGGTGCTGGCCCGTTCCGCGGATCTCGGAATATCGAGCCTTCCACTCGAACATCCGGGCCTCGAAATCCACTGGATTGCGGAAGCTCCCTGCGTCGTCGCCATCGGCATCGACGATCCCCTGGCCGCGAACGAGGTCATGCGCCTGGCGGATCTCGCTGATCGCCCTATCATCACGCTCGCAAATCCGTACCGTCTTCGTCACCGCATCGACGAGGCGTTGGGGCGAGTGGGGGTTGCTCCCGAGCGTATCATCGACGTGAATGCTTCGCTGACGGCGCTCTCACTCGTTCGCGCCGGATTGGGTGTTGCCATCGTCGAGCCCGCCACTGTCTGCGGAGTGCCGTTGGATGGCATCGTCATGCGGGTGGTCGATCAGACCATTCCCTTCCTGTTTGGTGCGATCTCCGCTGCGGCGTTGCCCCTCACGCCAACGGTCTCCGCCGTGATCGACGCGGCACGCGCAGAGGCTTTGGCGATGCCAGGCTGCCGTCTGCTGGAAGCGAACGGCACGGATGTGCTGGCAGACACCGTCTACGGGCAGACTATCATTTCCGAAGGAGCGCCCGTATGA